The Diaphorobacter ruginosibacter genome contains a region encoding:
- a CDS encoding Lrp/AsnC family transcriptional regulator yields the protein MESLDKFDLAILSELQDNARLTNAELAQRVGLSAAPCWRRVRALEEAGYIKGYHAEIDRHKVGLGVFAFVRLDAERNTGDLTRAMEEAIAQIPDVVACHYISGSGTFELQVVARDLDSFSQFARNVLLNLPNVKDMHTSFSLGEVKHAGALPLTHLSTGRE from the coding sequence ATGGAAAGTTTGGACAAATTCGATCTCGCGATCCTTTCGGAGCTTCAGGACAACGCCCGCCTGACCAACGCTGAGCTCGCACAACGCGTAGGCCTGTCGGCCGCGCCCTGCTGGCGCCGCGTGCGCGCGCTGGAGGAAGCGGGCTACATCAAGGGCTATCACGCCGAAATCGACCGCCACAAGGTCGGGCTGGGCGTCTTTGCGTTCGTGCGGCTCGACGCGGAGCGCAACACGGGCGACCTGACCCGTGCCATGGAGGAAGCCATCGCGCAGATTCCGGACGTGGTCGCCTGCCACTACATCAGCGGCAGCGGCACCTTCGAGCTGCAGGTGGTGGCGCGGGATCTGGACAGCTTCTCGCAGTTCGCCCGCAACGTGCTGCTGAACCTGCCCAATGTGAAGGACATGCACACCAGCTTCTCGCTCGGCGAGGTCAAGCATGCCGGCGCGCTGCCGCTCACCCATCTCTCCACGGGCCGCGAGTGA
- a CDS encoding indolepyruvate ferredoxin oxidoreductase family protein, with translation MNAPLPEDVRRALESVTLEDKYTLDSGRAFMSGVQALVRLPMLQRQRDAMQGLNTAGFISGYRGSPLGTYDQSLWSAKKHLAENNIVFQPGVNEELGATAVWGTQQLDLYPDTKKFDGVFGIWYGKGPGVDRCSDVFKHANMAGTSQHGGVIAIAGDDHISKSSTAAHQSDHIFKACGLPVFFPSSVQDILDMGLHAFAMSRFSGLWSGLKTIQEVVESSSSVSVDPDRVKIIIPEDFQMPVGGLHIRWPDPPLEQEARLMDYKWYAALAYVRANKLNYNVISGQNDRFGIIASGKAFNDTRQALADLGLDDDVCHQLGIRLHKVNVVWPLEATITRDFAQGLQEILVVEEKRQVIEYQLKEELYNWRADVRPNVLGKFDEIEGDNSGGEWSMPNPSQNWLLRPKADLTPAIIAKAIAKRLKKLGVSGDIARRMDERIAVIEARERALAEPQQQTGDRVPWFCSGCPHNTSTRVPEGSRAVAGIGCHYMTTWMPDRNTSTFTQMGGEGVTWVGQAPFTKENHVFANLGDGTYFHSGLMAIRQSIASGANITYKILYNDAVAMTGGQQVGERPEGHSVAQIAHSLRAEGIARLVVVTDEPEKYHGRTHQLDANAARAKHAELVNDLPPGIEVFHRDELDRIQREMREVKGCTAIIYDQTCATEKRRRRKRGKLATPAKTVLINELVCEGCGDCSTKSNCLSVEPVETEFGRKRRINQNSCNKDYSCVNGFCPSFVTIEGGALKKPKKEKKGDLTTMLPIPEPVLPVAESAWGIVVAGVGGTGVITIGSLLGMAAHLEGKGVITQDAAGLAQKGGSTWSHIQIANRPEAIFTTKVDTAKADLVIGCDPIVAATKTTLSVMQPGRTFVALNKHGTPSAAFVNNPNWQFPEASCEAAIADAVGAELVGLFDAEQVAVQLLGDSIYTNPLMLGYAWQKGRIPLTHASLMRAIELNGVQVENNKAAFEWGRRCAYKLAEVQALFQAAQVIEFVKKPSLAEMLAKRVEFLTGYQNAAYAKQYSDFVEKVRQSEAKLGQSTKLSEAVARYLFKLMAYKDEYEVARLHTDPVFVSKIENMFEGDYRIVHHLAPPATARKNEKGELIKKSYGPWMRKAFGVLAGLKGLRGTALDPFGKTEERRTERALIKEYRGSIEEVLKGLDARNLALAIEIARIPEDIRGYGHVKERHLKAARTKWQGLLAQWRGAPVEQRQTA, from the coding sequence ATGAACGCCCCACTGCCCGAAGACGTACGCCGTGCGCTCGAGAGCGTCACGCTGGAAGACAAATACACACTCGACTCGGGTCGAGCGTTCATGAGCGGGGTCCAGGCCCTGGTGCGCCTGCCCATGCTGCAGCGCCAGCGCGATGCGATGCAGGGGCTGAACACCGCCGGCTTCATCAGCGGCTACCGCGGCTCGCCGCTGGGCACCTACGACCAGTCGCTATGGAGCGCCAAGAAGCATCTGGCCGAGAACAACATCGTGTTCCAGCCCGGCGTGAACGAGGAACTGGGGGCCACGGCCGTTTGGGGCACGCAGCAGCTCGACCTCTATCCCGACACCAAGAAATTCGACGGCGTCTTCGGCATCTGGTATGGCAAGGGCCCCGGTGTGGACCGCTGCTCGGACGTGTTCAAGCATGCCAACATGGCGGGCACGTCGCAGCACGGCGGCGTGATCGCGATCGCCGGCGACGACCACATCAGCAAGAGCTCCACGGCCGCGCACCAGAGCGACCACATCTTCAAGGCCTGCGGCCTGCCCGTGTTCTTCCCGAGCAGCGTGCAGGACATCCTCGACATGGGGCTGCACGCCTTTGCGATGAGCCGCTTCTCGGGATTGTGGTCGGGCCTCAAGACCATCCAGGAAGTGGTCGAGTCTTCCTCCAGCGTCTCGGTGGATCCGGATCGCGTGAAGATCATCATTCCCGAGGACTTCCAGATGCCCGTGGGCGGCCTGCACATCCGCTGGCCCGATCCGCCGCTGGAGCAGGAAGCGCGGCTCATGGACTACAAATGGTACGCCGCGCTGGCCTATGTGCGTGCCAACAAGCTGAACTACAACGTGATCAGCGGCCAGAACGACCGCTTCGGCATCATCGCGAGCGGCAAGGCGTTCAACGACACGCGCCAGGCGCTCGCCGACCTGGGCCTGGATGATGACGTCTGCCACCAGCTCGGCATTCGCCTGCACAAGGTGAACGTGGTGTGGCCGCTCGAGGCGACCATCACGCGCGACTTCGCCCAGGGCCTGCAGGAAATCCTGGTGGTCGAGGAGAAGCGCCAGGTCATCGAGTACCAACTCAAGGAAGAGCTCTACAACTGGCGTGCCGACGTGCGCCCCAACGTGCTCGGCAAGTTCGACGAGATCGAGGGCGACAACTCGGGCGGCGAATGGAGCATGCCCAATCCCAGCCAGAACTGGCTGTTGCGCCCCAAGGCCGACCTCACCCCCGCGATCATCGCCAAGGCGATTGCCAAGCGCCTCAAGAAGCTCGGCGTGTCGGGCGACATCGCACGCCGCATGGACGAGCGCATCGCCGTCATCGAGGCGCGTGAGCGCGCGCTGGCCGAGCCCCAGCAGCAGACCGGCGACCGCGTGCCATGGTTCTGCAGCGGCTGCCCGCACAACACCAGCACCCGCGTGCCCGAAGGCTCGCGCGCCGTGGCAGGCATCGGCTGCCACTACATGACCACCTGGATGCCCGACCGCAACACCAGCACCTTCACGCAGATGGGCGGCGAGGGTGTGACGTGGGTGGGCCAGGCGCCGTTCACCAAGGAAAACCACGTGTTCGCCAACCTCGGCGACGGCACGTATTTCCACAGCGGCCTGATGGCGATCCGCCAGAGCATTGCCTCGGGCGCCAACATCACCTACAAGATCCTCTACAACGATGCCGTGGCGATGACCGGTGGCCAGCAGGTGGGCGAGCGTCCCGAGGGGCACTCGGTGGCACAGATCGCGCACAGCCTGCGTGCCGAAGGCATCGCCCGATTGGTGGTGGTGACGGACGAGCCCGAGAAATACCATGGCCGCACGCACCAGCTCGATGCCAATGCGGCGCGCGCCAAGCATGCCGAGCTGGTCAACGACCTGCCGCCGGGCATCGAGGTGTTCCACCGCGACGAACTCGACCGCATCCAGCGTGAAATGCGCGAGGTCAAGGGCTGCACGGCCATCATCTATGACCAGACCTGCGCCACCGAGAAGCGCCGCCGCAGGAAGCGCGGCAAGCTGGCCACGCCCGCCAAGACCGTGCTCATCAACGAACTGGTCTGCGAGGGCTGCGGCGACTGCTCGACCAAGTCGAACTGTCTGTCCGTGGAGCCGGTGGAAACCGAATTCGGCCGCAAGCGGCGCATCAACCAGAACTCGTGCAACAAGGACTACTCCTGCGTGAACGGCTTCTGCCCGAGCTTCGTCACCATCGAGGGCGGCGCGCTCAAGAAGCCCAAGAAGGAGAAGAAGGGCGACCTGACCACCATGCTGCCGATCCCCGAGCCGGTGCTGCCGGTGGCGGAATCCGCGTGGGGCATCGTGGTGGCGGGCGTGGGCGGCACGGGCGTGATCACCATTGGCTCGCTGCTCGGCATGGCCGCGCACCTCGAGGGCAAGGGCGTGATCACGCAGGATGCCGCGGGTCTCGCGCAAAAGGGTGGCTCGACATGGAGCCACATCCAGATCGCCAACCGTCCCGAAGCCATCTTCACGACCAAGGTCGATACGGCCAAGGCCGACCTGGTGATCGGCTGCGACCCGATCGTCGCCGCCACCAAGACCACGTTGTCCGTGATGCAGCCGGGCCGCACCTTCGTGGCGCTGAACAAGCACGGCACGCCTTCGGCGGCGTTCGTGAACAACCCGAACTGGCAGTTTCCCGAGGCGAGCTGCGAAGCCGCGATTGCGGACGCTGTCGGCGCCGAGCTGGTCGGCCTGTTCGATGCCGAGCAGGTGGCGGTGCAGTTGCTGGGCGACAGCATCTACACCAACCCGCTGATGCTGGGGTACGCATGGCAGAAGGGCCGCATTCCGCTGACGCATGCCTCGCTGATGCGTGCCATCGAACTGAATGGCGTGCAGGTCGAGAACAACAAGGCTGCGTTTGAATGGGGCCGCCGCTGCGCCTACAAGCTGGCCGAAGTGCAGGCGCTGTTCCAGGCCGCGCAGGTGATCGAGTTCGTGAAGAAGCCGAGCCTGGCCGAGATGCTGGCCAAGCGCGTGGAGTTCCTCACGGGCTACCAGAACGCCGCCTACGCGAAGCAGTACAGCGATTTCGTCGAGAAGGTGCGCCAGTCCGAGGCCAAGCTCGGCCAGAGCACCAAGCTGTCCGAGGCCGTGGCACGCTATCTGTTCAAGCTGATGGCCTACAAGGACGAGTACGAAGTGGCTCGCCTGCACACCGATCCGGTGTTCGTCTCGAAGATCGAGAACATGTTCGAGGGCGACTACCGCATCGTGCACCATCTCGCACCTCCGGCCACGGCCAGGAAGAATGAGAAGGGCGAGCTCATCAAGAAGAGCTACGGCCCCTGGATGCGCAAGGCCTTCGGCGTGCTCGCGGGGCTCAAGGGCCTGCGCGGCACGGCGCTTGATCCATTCGGCAAGACCGAGGAGCGCCGCACCGAGCGTGCGCTGATCAAGGAATACCGCGGCAGCATCGAGGAAGTCCTGAAGGGCCTGGATGCGCGCAATCTGGCCCTGGCCATCGAGATCGCCCGCATTCCGGAAGACATCCGCGGCTACGGCCATGTGAAGGAGCGCCACCTGAAGGCGGCGCGCACCAAGTGGCAGGGCCTGCTCGCGCAGTGGCGCGGTGCTCCTGTGGAGCAACGCCAGACGGCCTGA
- the yajC gene encoding preprotein translocase subunit YajC — protein sequence MFISNAFAQTAPAAAEGGLMGSLTGMLPLVLMFVVLYFIMIRPQMKRQKEHRAMIDALAKGDEIVTSGGILGKVSRLGEGFVHIEIAEGVEVQIQRAAVAQVLPKGTLK from the coding sequence GTGTTTATTTCCAATGCCTTTGCCCAGACTGCTCCGGCCGCCGCTGAAGGTGGCCTGATGGGTTCGCTCACCGGCATGCTGCCGCTGGTGCTGATGTTCGTGGTGCTGTACTTCATCATGATCCGTCCCCAGATGAAGCGCCAGAAGGAGCACCGCGCCATGATCGACGCGCTGGCCAAGGGCGACGAAATCGTGACTTCCGGCGGCATCCTGGGCAAGGTGTCGCGCCTGGGCGAAGGCTTCGTGCACATCGAGATCGCCGAAGGCGTGGAAGTGCAGATCCAGCGTGCAGCCGTGGCGCAGGTGCTGCCCAAGGGTACGCTGAAGTAA
- the secD gene encoding protein translocase subunit SecD has translation MNRYPVWKYAIMVIVLLLGVLYTLPNFFGEAPAVQVSSIKATVKVDNAVRQRVEEALKAGSLTPDSVVLEGNSIFARFDSVDNQAKAKSVIEKALIPDSSDPTFIVAQNMLTRSPAWLTALHARPMYLGLDLRGGVHFMLQVDMAAAITKKVESYAGDLRSSLRDKNIRHGGVSRDGDAVEVKVRDDATLTAARNLVSDNFPDLVTTSSPQGDGFVLRATIKPDAMRKVQEQALKQNITTLHNRINELGVAEPVIQQQGLDRIIVQLPGVQDTAKAKDILGRTATLEVRLVDESSEARSAELGQGPVPFGSEKYLDRNQMPVIVKKQVILTGENLNDAQPGFDGQTQEPTVNLTLDAKGARIFKDVTRDNVGKRMAIILFEKGKGEVVTAPVIRTEIGGGRVQISGRMTTVEANDTSLLLRAGSLAAPMEIIEEYTIGPSLGEDNIQRGIHSVVWGMAAIAVFMCFYYMIFGVISTISLGVNVLLLLAILSMLQATLTLPGIAAMALALGVAIDSNVLINERIREELRAGVAPQQAISAGYQHAWATILDSNVTTLIAGLALLAFGSGPVRGFAVVHCIGILTSMFSAVFFSRGLVNLWYGRQKKLKSVSIGQVWKPEGDSGHRSVASGRAVSDSDGDQ, from the coding sequence ATGAACCGATATCCGGTCTGGAAATACGCGATCATGGTGATCGTGTTGCTGTTGGGGGTGCTGTACACCCTGCCGAACTTCTTCGGCGAAGCTCCCGCAGTACAGGTGTCGTCCATCAAGGCGACCGTGAAGGTGGACAACGCCGTGCGGCAGCGCGTGGAAGAAGCGCTGAAGGCCGGCAGCCTCACGCCCGACTCCGTGGTGCTCGAGGGCAACTCGATCTTTGCCCGCTTCGACTCGGTCGACAACCAGGCCAAGGCCAAGTCGGTCATCGAGAAGGCGCTCATCCCCGATTCGTCCGACCCGACGTTCATCGTGGCCCAGAACATGCTCACGCGCTCGCCGGCCTGGCTGACCGCGCTGCATGCGCGCCCGATGTACCTGGGCCTGGACCTGCGCGGCGGCGTGCACTTCATGCTGCAGGTGGACATGGCCGCGGCCATCACCAAGAAGGTGGAGTCCTATGCGGGTGACCTGCGCTCCTCGCTGCGCGACAAGAACATCCGCCATGGCGGCGTGAGCCGTGACGGCGACGCGGTCGAGGTGAAGGTGCGCGACGACGCCACGCTCACGGCCGCGCGGAACCTGGTTTCCGACAATTTCCCCGACCTGGTCACCACCAGCAGCCCGCAGGGCGACGGCTTCGTGCTGCGCGCCACGATCAAGCCCGATGCGATGCGCAAGGTGCAGGAGCAGGCGCTCAAGCAGAACATCACCACGCTGCATAACCGTATCAACGAACTCGGCGTGGCCGAGCCGGTGATCCAGCAGCAGGGACTGGACCGCATCATCGTCCAGCTGCCCGGTGTGCAGGACACGGCCAAGGCCAAGGACATCCTGGGCCGCACGGCGACCCTCGAAGTGCGCCTGGTGGACGAGAGCTCCGAGGCACGATCGGCCGAGCTGGGCCAAGGCCCCGTGCCGTTCGGCAGCGAGAAGTATCTCGACCGCAACCAGATGCCCGTGATCGTCAAGAAGCAGGTCATCCTGACCGGCGAGAACCTCAACGACGCACAGCCCGGCTTCGACGGCCAGACCCAGGAGCCCACCGTCAATCTGACGCTGGACGCCAAGGGCGCGCGCATCTTCAAGGACGTGACCCGCGACAACGTGGGCAAGCGCATGGCCATCATCCTGTTCGAGAAGGGCAAGGGCGAGGTCGTGACCGCTCCCGTGATCCGCACGGAAATCGGCGGCGGACGCGTGCAGATTTCCGGCCGCATGACGACGGTGGAAGCCAATGACACCTCGCTGCTGCTGCGTGCCGGCTCGCTGGCCGCGCCCATGGAAATCATCGAGGAATACACCATCGGCCCGAGCCTGGGCGAAGACAACATCCAGCGCGGTATCCACAGCGTGGTCTGGGGCATGGCAGCGATCGCGGTGTTCATGTGCTTCTACTACATGATCTTCGGCGTGATCTCGACGATCTCGCTGGGCGTGAATGTGCTGCTGCTGCTGGCCATCCTGTCGATGCTGCAGGCCACGCTCACGCTGCCGGGCATTGCGGCCATGGCGCTGGCGCTCGGCGTCGCCATCGACTCGAACGTGCTGATCAACGAGCGCATCCGCGAGGAACTGCGCGCGGGCGTTGCGCCCCAGCAGGCGATTTCCGCCGGTTACCAGCATGCCTGGGCGACCATCCTGGACTCGAACGTGACCACGCTGATCGCGGGCCTCGCGCTGCTCGCATTCGGCTCCGGCCCGGTGCGCGGCTTTGCGGTGGTGCACTGCATCGGCATTCTGACCAGCATGTTCTCCGCCGTGTTCTTCTCGCGCGGCCTGGTGAATCTCTGGTACGGCCGCCAGAAGAAGCTCAAGAGCGTCTCCATCGGCCAGGTCTGGAAGCCGGAAGGTGATTCCGGCCACCGCTCCGTGGCCTCGGGCCGTGCTGTCAGCGACAGCGATGGCGATCAATAA
- the secF gene encoding protein translocase subunit SecF, with amino-acid sequence MEFFRIRKDIPFMKYALVLNAISAITFALAVFFLLTRGLHLSVEFTGGTVMEVAYQQTADIGKVREAVATAGFTQDVTVQNFGGSRDVMIRLPVQKGVTSAQQSEQVMTALKAADPSVTLRRTEFVGPQVGEELVHGGLMALGMVVLGIIIYLAFRFEWKFGVAAVIANLHDVVIILGFFAFFQWEFSLSVLAGVLAVLGYSVNESVVIFDRIREAFRKFRKLSTAEVIDHAITSTMSRTIITHASTEAMVLSMFFFGGPSLHYFALALTIGILFGIYSSVFVAAAIAMWLGVKREDLVKAPKGKDLDPNDPNAGATV; translated from the coding sequence ATGGAGTTTTTCCGCATCAGAAAAGACATTCCGTTCATGAAATACGCGTTGGTTCTCAACGCGATTTCTGCCATCACCTTCGCGCTTGCGGTGTTCTTCCTGCTCACGCGCGGCCTGCACCTGTCCGTGGAATTCACGGGCGGCACGGTCATGGAGGTGGCCTACCAGCAGACCGCTGACATCGGCAAGGTGCGCGAGGCCGTGGCGACCGCGGGCTTCACGCAGGACGTGACGGTGCAGAACTTCGGCGGCTCGCGTGATGTGATGATCCGCCTGCCGGTGCAGAAGGGCGTCACCTCGGCGCAGCAGAGCGAGCAGGTGATGACCGCTTTGAAGGCGGCTGATCCATCCGTGACCCTGCGTCGCACCGAGTTCGTCGGCCCGCAGGTGGGCGAGGAACTGGTGCATGGCGGCCTGATGGCGCTCGGCATGGTGGTGCTGGGCATCATCATCTACCTGGCTTTCCGCTTCGAGTGGAAGTTCGGCGTGGCCGCAGTGATCGCCAACTTGCATGACGTGGTGATCATCCTGGGCTTCTTCGCGTTCTTCCAGTGGGAGTTCTCGCTGTCCGTGCTGGCGGGTGTGCTGGCGGTGCTGGGCTACTCGGTCAACGAGTCGGTCGTGATTTTCGACCGGATCCGCGAGGCCTTCCGCAAGTTCCGCAAGCTCAGCACGGCCGAAGTGATCGACCACGCCATCACCTCGACCATGAGCCGTACCATCATCACCCACGCCTCGACCGAGGCGATGGTGCTGTCGATGTTCTTCTTCGGCGGCCCGAGTCTGCACTACTTTGCATTGGCACTCACTATTGGTATTCTGTTCGGTATCTACTCTTCCGTGTTCGTTGCCGCAGCCATCGCCATGTGGCTGGGCGTCAAGCGCGAGGATCTGGTCAAGGCTCCCAAGGGCAAGGACCTCGATCCGAACGATCCGAACGCGGGAGCGACCGTATAA
- a CDS encoding DUF1631 family protein has product MEYPPSSTTDQRLAQYGRQRFSEGLVAGLPGLGNRLQEFASTLAAQTGTLKDMQSRRDSWMSYSGHEREWLARVKQAWLDAAQASSEGAAAPSTTQSQELSLDGGLELLSDDVVENKILASRIALTVSEHVGNHYETVRLRSQRLLGQELSSKDLLRPETVCLHLVNQWIDCGMSRSDLQLMLDPLQTELSQLLESQYQALNKLYEERGVSATTAHDLRARVKRTASGSAAGGATAPGMPHSGFDSGPAPMGSGFAGVPASSAFVMPQATGWAGAAAQGAGQIPPQLLAQLNAQMQANAQLNAQLNAQMVAAPFIAPLQRARQRAAAVMVQLRNMLTQPVMNYDMVNAPPASAALVQAMTDYRNISPDTMLVTVPGGMAAMTQPQDYSPQVVYQVMGAMRERATEFKKKATTASEKAIIEVVALMFQSILNEDRLPPSIRVWFARLQVPVLRVALAEPDFFSNMTHPARQLIDRMGSCVLGFDAATINGTALEAEVRRIVQVIEQYPETGSRVFQLVFEEFERFIAKSLAESSSTQKIVGVAQQVEQRETLAVQYTIELRDMLKDMQVRDEIRDFLFKSWAEVLAVSALRNGPQHADTVALKRSAADLVWAASAKPHRAERAQVIQHLPALLQNLRHGLSLTGVSGAPQDAQIKILTDTLADAFLSKTATIPRAHIDAMVKRLANLEDVIGDTDAGDIALNAENVEMLLGIDASSLQVIPDNGTAVRDEIVRWAQQMSLGAWFTLDHNGNSAQVQYAWHSQRKQLHLFVAMDGTSYLIQLRRLGAYLQSGLLVAKEEEALTMRATRDALVKLHANPERLLG; this is encoded by the coding sequence ATGGAATATCCGCCCTCATCCACCACCGATCAGCGTCTGGCACAGTATGGCCGTCAGCGTTTTTCCGAGGGCTTGGTCGCTGGCCTGCCCGGTCTGGGCAACAGGCTCCAGGAGTTCGCATCCACGCTGGCCGCGCAGACGGGAACCTTGAAGGACATGCAGTCGCGCCGCGACTCCTGGATGTCCTATTCCGGACATGAGCGCGAGTGGCTTGCACGTGTGAAGCAGGCATGGCTCGACGCGGCACAGGCGTCAAGCGAAGGGGCTGCGGCACCATCCACCACGCAATCGCAGGAGCTGTCCCTCGATGGCGGGCTGGAACTGCTCAGCGACGACGTGGTGGAGAACAAGATCCTCGCATCGCGCATCGCCCTCACGGTGAGCGAGCATGTGGGCAATCACTACGAAACGGTCCGGCTGCGTTCTCAGCGGCTGCTGGGGCAGGAGCTGTCGTCCAAGGACCTGCTGCGGCCCGAGACCGTCTGCCTGCATCTGGTCAATCAATGGATCGACTGCGGCATGTCGCGCTCCGACCTGCAACTGATGCTCGATCCGCTGCAGACCGAGTTGTCGCAACTGCTGGAAAGCCAATACCAGGCGCTCAACAAGCTGTACGAGGAGCGCGGCGTGTCCGCCACCACGGCCCATGACCTGCGTGCCCGCGTCAAGCGCACGGCATCGGGTTCGGCTGCCGGCGGGGCCACCGCACCGGGCATGCCCCACAGCGGCTTCGACAGCGGACCCGCGCCCATGGGCAGCGGTTTTGCGGGAGTGCCCGCCAGCAGCGCGTTCGTGATGCCCCAGGCGACGGGGTGGGCCGGTGCGGCCGCGCAGGGCGCCGGGCAGATTCCGCCGCAGTTGCTGGCGCAGCTCAATGCACAGATGCAGGCCAATGCGCAATTGAACGCGCAACTCAATGCACAGATGGTGGCCGCACCATTCATTGCACCGCTGCAGCGCGCGCGCCAGCGTGCGGCAGCCGTGATGGTCCAACTGCGCAACATGCTGACCCAGCCGGTCATGAACTACGACATGGTCAACGCGCCACCGGCGTCGGCGGCGCTCGTGCAGGCCATGACCGACTATCGCAACATCTCTCCCGACACCATGCTGGTGACCGTCCCGGGAGGCATGGCGGCCATGACGCAGCCGCAGGACTATTCACCCCAGGTCGTCTACCAGGTGATGGGCGCCATGCGCGAGCGCGCCACGGAATTCAAGAAGAAGGCCACCACGGCCAGCGAAAAGGCGATCATCGAAGTGGTGGCGCTGATGTTCCAGAGCATCCTGAACGAGGATCGCCTGCCGCCGTCCATTCGCGTCTGGTTTGCGCGCCTGCAGGTGCCGGTGCTGCGCGTGGCCCTGGCCGAGCCCGATTTCTTCAGCAACATGACGCATCCCGCGCGCCAGCTCATCGATCGCATGGGCTCGTGCGTGCTGGGCTTCGATGCCGCCACCATCAACGGCACGGCGCTGGAAGCCGAAGTGCGTCGCATCGTGCAGGTGATCGAGCAGTACCCCGAGACCGGCAGCCGCGTCTTCCAGCTGGTGTTCGAGGAGTTTGAGCGCTTCATCGCGAAGTCGCTCGCGGAGAGCTCGAGCACGCAGAAGATCGTGGGCGTGGCCCAGCAGGTGGAGCAGCGCGAGACGCTGGCCGTGCAGTACACGATCGAGCTGCGGGACATGCTCAAGGACATGCAGGTGCGCGACGAGATCCGCGACTTCCTGTTCAAGAGCTGGGCCGAGGTGCTGGCGGTCTCCGCCCTGCGCAACGGTCCGCAGCACGCCGACACGGTGGCGCTCAAGCGCTCTGCCGCCGACCTGGTCTGGGCCGCGAGCGCCAAGCCGCATCGCGCGGAGCGCGCCCAGGTCATCCAGCACCTGCCGGCGCTGCTGCAGAACCTGCGACATGGCCTGAGCCTCACGGGGGTCAGCGGGGCGCCGCAGGATGCGCAGATCAAGATTCTCACCGATACCCTGGCCGATGCCTTCCTCTCGAAGACGGCCACCATCCCGCGCGCGCACATCGATGCCATGGTCAAGCGCCTCGCCAATCTGGAGGACGTGATCGGCGATACGGATGCGGGCGATATTGCGCTCAATGCCGAGAACGTCGAAATGCTGCTGGGCATCGATGCCTCGTCCTTGCAGGTGATTCCCGACAACGGCACGGCGGTGCGCGACGAGATCGTGCGCTGGGCGCAGCAGATGTCGCTTGGTGCCTGGTTCACGCTCGACCACAACGGCAACTCGGCGCAGGTGCAGTACGCATGGCATAGCCAGCGCAAGCAGCTGCACCTGTTCGTGGCCATGGACGGTACCAGCTACCTGATCCAGTTGCGCCGCCTGGGTGCCTACCTGCAGTCGGGCCTGCTGGTGGCCAAGGAAGAGGAAGCCCTGACCATGCGCGCGACGCGCGATGCGCTGGTCAAGCTCCATGCCAATCCGGAGCGGCTGCTCGGATAG
- a CDS encoding DUF4234 domain-containing protein, with protein MALPQTLPNAYTDSAAPSAALPPFFAVSLRKFALLSVCTLGLYHLYWFYRHWQHVRAWSSDQAFSPARRTLLFFLYGFVLFARVRALDLQANGRSGLRPVLLGLGYIAANAFDLLPAPFWLLSLFGFVFLLPVQSCANRLNEQLCATPFERNARLTGWDWPVVLLGIVLVIFSVVAAIDEMGA; from the coding sequence ATGGCCCTGCCGCAGACCTTGCCCAACGCGTACACGGACAGTGCGGCGCCCTCCGCTGCGCTGCCGCCGTTCTTTGCCGTGTCGCTGCGCAAGTTTGCGTTGCTGAGCGTCTGCACGCTGGGGCTGTACCACTTGTACTGGTTCTACCGGCATTGGCAGCATGTCCGTGCATGGAGCAGCGATCAGGCGTTCTCGCCGGCCCGGCGCACGCTGCTGTTCTTCCTCTATGGCTTCGTGCTTTTCGCGCGGGTGCGTGCGCTCGACCTGCAGGCCAATGGCCGCTCGGGGCTGCGGCCTGTCCTGCTGGGCCTGGGCTATATTGCGGCGAACGCGTTCGATCTGCTGCCGGCTCCGTTCTGGTTGCTGAGCCTCTTCGGCTTCGTGTTCCTGCTGCCGGTGCAGTCCTGCGCGAACCGCCTCAATGAACAGCTGTGCGCGACGCCCTTCGAGCGCAATGCGCGGCTGACCGGATGGGACTGGCCCGTGGTGCTGCTGGGTATCGTTCTCGTGATATTCAGCGTGGTGGCCGCGATCGACGAAATGGGCGCATGA
- the recX gene encoding recombination regulator RecX codes for MGFAKLSLKGRALKLLAQREHSRKELEAKLARHVNEEEGDDLNAILDELEAKNFIDPERVAASVVHRRAARMGTQRVVQELRSKGLDDALIKATAAELQASELERAAAVWRARFGGRTIADTPQERARQMRFLAARGFGGDVVRKVLRNAGSPAPDDDAFD; via the coding sequence ATGGGATTCGCCAAATTGTCGCTCAAGGGCCGCGCGCTGAAATTGCTGGCCCAGCGCGAGCACTCGCGCAAGGAACTCGAGGCCAAGCTCGCGCGCCATGTGAACGAGGAGGAAGGCGACGACCTGAACGCCATCCTGGACGAGCTGGAGGCGAAGAATTTCATCGACCCCGAGCGGGTTGCCGCGTCCGTCGTGCATCGCCGCGCAGCGCGCATGGGCACGCAGCGCGTCGTGCAGGAACTGCGCAGCAAGGGCCTCGATGATGCGCTCATCAAGGCCACCGCGGCCGAGCTGCAGGCCAGCGAGCTCGAACGGGCCGCCGCCGTCTGGCGCGCCCGCTTTGGCGGCAGGACGATCGCCGACACGCCCCAGGAACGCGCCCGGCAGATGCGTTTTCTGGCCGCACGCGGTTTCGGCGGCGATGTGGTGCGCAAGGTGCTCAGGAATGCGGGAAGCCCCGCTCCAGACGACGATGCCTTCGACTGA